From the Lathyrus oleraceus cultivar Zhongwan6 chromosome 4, CAAS_Psat_ZW6_1.0, whole genome shotgun sequence genome, one window contains:
- the LOC127136453 gene encoding uncharacterized protein LOC127136453, producing the protein MENFIVTQEQTNKDFLNQNRHTNEQIKQLANKVDALASHNKMLETQISQVVQQQAPTASPAGTFPGQPQPNLKGHANAITLRSGTELDGPTDPRLQNPAMHQDPGKITEKENELKENKNEEAIEKEEPYVPPPPYKPHIPYPQRFAKSKSVGKFKKFLELLKQLNITIPFI; encoded by the coding sequence atggaaaacttcatagTTACCCAGGAACAAACAAATAAGGATTTCCTAAATCAAAACAGACACACTAATGAGCAAATTAAGCAATTAGCAAACAAAGTAGATGCTTTAGCCAgccataacaaaatgttagaaacaCAAATATCGCAAGTGGTacaacaacaagcacctactgcttCCCCTGCaggtacatttcctggacagccacAACCAAACCTGAAAGGTCATGCAAATGCTATTACATTACGAAGTGGGACCGAATTAGACGGACCAACCGACCCTAGacttcaaaatccagccatgcaccAAGACCCTGGTAAAATAACTGAGAAGGAAAATGAACTAAAGGAAAATAAAAACGAAGAGGCCATAGAGAAAGAAGAACCAtatgtgcctccaccaccgtATAAACCTCATATCCCATATCCTCAAAGATTTGCTAAATCCAAAAGTGTAGGGAAATTCAAGAAATTTCTAGAGCTTCTGAAACAATTGAATATCACAATACCTTTTATATAA